One stretch of Aquimarina sp. Aq107 DNA includes these proteins:
- a CDS encoding chalcone isomerase family protein codes for MNRILHIVLFFVTLFSFSQTKVGNLHYNDIDVFENNELMLNGAGEREKLYTIGLYLDFEVDGVEDGLMVADKDATMALTIKTVSDITNDDLKEIIRNGLERATDGNSYLMEDQIRDFIKLLPKTINKYEIFKIIYTKDQKLTLYKNKERLGAVTNSLEFKQALFKIWLGENPVDVQLKEDLLGTYDANPVLGQWKAYDKKTGVAINIVQLYMIKNQVFGSIQQMLRQSERDAVCYECEGDDKNQPVEGLVILKHLKNKSEFKYANGRFTDIRTGKISECQIWIDKDDNDVLNVKYRGSGGVQQWKRIKSSKKDNREDFRTVKF; via the coding sequence ATGAACAGAATATTACACATTGTTTTATTTTTTGTAACCTTATTTTCATTTTCTCAAACCAAGGTAGGTAATCTTCACTATAATGATATAGATGTATTTGAAAATAATGAGCTAATGCTTAATGGAGCAGGAGAGCGAGAGAAACTCTATACAATCGGTTTATATTTGGATTTCGAAGTAGACGGAGTAGAAGATGGTCTTATGGTAGCAGATAAAGATGCTACTATGGCACTTACAATCAAGACAGTTTCTGATATCACTAATGATGATTTAAAAGAAATTATTAGAAATGGATTAGAGCGTGCTACTGATGGGAATAGTTATTTAATGGAAGATCAGATAAGGGATTTCATCAAACTTCTTCCTAAAACGATTAATAAATATGAGATTTTTAAAATTATATATACAAAAGATCAAAAGTTGACTTTGTATAAAAACAAAGAAAGACTTGGAGCTGTTACCAATAGTTTAGAGTTTAAACAGGCTCTTTTTAAAATATGGTTAGGAGAGAATCCCGTTGATGTGCAACTTAAAGAAGATTTGTTAGGAACATATGATGCCAATCCGGTATTGGGACAATGGAAAGCATATGACAAAAAAACAGGAGTAGCTATCAATATAGTTCAGTTGTATATGATTAAAAATCAAGTTTTTGGTTCTATACAACAGATGTTGCGTCAATCCGAAAGAGATGCAGTTTGTTATGAATGTGAAGGTGATGATAAAAATCAGCCAGTAGAAGGGCTAGTTATACTTAAACACTTGAAGAATAAAAGTGAATTTAAGTATGCTAATGGTAGATTTACCGATATAAGAACTGGGAAAATATCTGAATGTCAGATTTGGATTGATAAAGATGACAACGATGTGCTTAATGTTAAGTATCGCGGTAGCGGTGGAGTGCAGCAATGGAAGCGTATTAAATCATCCAAAAAAGATAACAGAGAAGATTTTCGTACTGTAAAATTCTAA
- the rlmN gene encoding 23S rRNA (adenine(2503)-C(2))-methyltransferase RlmN has translation MKSKKRDIRALTKEQLREFFVESGDKAFRGNQVYEWLWSKGAHSFDNMTNISKTTREILEDNFVINHISVDQMQRSTDGTIKNAVRLHDGLVVESVLIPTPTRTTACVSSQVGCSLDCRFCATARLKRMRNLNPDEIYDQVVAIDNESRLYHNRPLSNIVFMGMGEPLMNYNNVIKAIDKITSPEGLGMSPKRITVSTSGVPKMIKKMADDEVRFRLAVSLHSAIDEVRTAIMPFNENFPLTDLRESLEYWYEKTKSRITYEYVVWKGINDRKEDINALLKFCSYVPCKVNLIEYNPIDDGEFQQAPDSAIEQYINALESRGFVVNVRRSRGKDIDAACGQLANKS, from the coding sequence ATGAAGTCAAAAAAAAGAGATATACGAGCTTTAACTAAAGAGCAATTACGCGAATTCTTTGTAGAAAGCGGAGATAAAGCTTTTCGCGGAAATCAAGTATACGAATGGTTGTGGAGTAAAGGAGCACATAGTTTTGATAATATGACGAATATTTCAAAAACTACAAGAGAAATACTCGAAGATAATTTTGTTATTAATCATATCAGTGTTGATCAAATGCAGCGAAGTACTGATGGCACGATTAAAAATGCCGTTAGACTTCATGATGGATTAGTAGTAGAATCTGTTTTAATTCCTACACCCACCAGAACTACTGCCTGCGTTTCTTCTCAAGTAGGTTGTAGTTTAGATTGTAGATTTTGTGCTACGGCACGTCTAAAAAGAATGAGAAACCTCAATCCAGATGAGATTTATGATCAAGTTGTTGCTATAGATAATGAAAGTAGATTATATCACAACCGCCCATTGTCCAATATTGTTTTTATGGGTATGGGTGAACCGTTGATGAATTATAATAATGTTATTAAAGCAATTGATAAGATTACTTCTCCAGAAGGACTAGGAATGTCTCCGAAAAGAATTACCGTTTCTACATCAGGAGTGCCAAAAATGATAAAAAAAATGGCCGATGACGAAGTACGGTTTAGGTTAGCTGTTTCTCTGCACTCGGCTATAGATGAAGTTAGGACTGCTATTATGCCGTTTAATGAGAATTTCCCACTTACAGACTTAAGAGAATCACTAGAGTACTGGTATGAGAAAACGAAAAGTAGGATTACATATGAATACGTTGTTTGGAAAGGTATAAATGATAGGAAAGAGGATATAAATGCGTTATTAAAGTTCTGTTCTTACGTTCCTTGTAAGGTTAATTTGATAGAGTATAATCCAATTGATGATGGAGAATTTCAACAAGCTCCTGATTCTGCGATAGAGCAATATATTAATGCATTAGAGTCTAGAGGTTTTGTGGTAAATGTTAGAAGAAGCAGAGGTAAAGATATTGATGCAGCTTGTGGACAATTGGCAAATAAATCTTAG